A region of Dethiosulfovibrio russensis DNA encodes the following proteins:
- the purL gene encoding phosphoribosylformylglycinamidine synthase subunit PurL, whose product MDYSKAGLRKEEYDALKARLGREPNDLELQIMGVMWSEHCSYKSTKPLLRLFPKDGDRVLLGPGENAGVVDAGDGLGLAFKVESHNHPSAVAPYQGAATGVGGIIRDIMALGARPVASMDGLFFGDPEERKTQALADGVVKGVGGYGNCVGVPTVGGKTVYHESYRGNPLVNAFCAGLVPTDRMVSSQTASSGQKVLILGSKTGRDGIAGAAFASVELAEDGSGVPSIQIGDPFTEKLLIEACLELRDKDLLVSMQDMGAAGILSSSSEIAAKSGIAMTIDFDAVPLRAEGMEPWEIALSESQERMLLIVEPEKVDQVMAVAGKWELDCAVIGETEKGDHYRILWKGDTVADMPASVIGSDCPEIPWPSVRPEDLEDRWNFDLDSLPLPENWNEEILNLLGSHSHRSRKEIFEQYDSMVQTNTVIGPGSPVSAVRIEGTDRLAVMSMEAQPFMCWLDPYNGSAEVVARSCRALAVAGAKPAGTTDCLNFPSPEKPEQFWTLEQSAKGMAEACSSLKCPVVSGNVSLYNETANGPILPTPLVGTVGFVENIEELLRSGNWSEGDRLFYVGMPNPRLDGGSYLLNKTGRIWGKPLDFDGELENEFILRAIETAKRRAASSGMPIAGGGLAVALAKEAGASGLGASISIPCPTRRDVLLFGEGGPRAVYSVPKNRLVLFRALWKGYAVTEIGQVGGNRLTLDDLVDLSVSEIRESWNL is encoded by the coding sequence ATGGATTACTCCAAAGCGGGACTCCGCAAAGAGGAATACGACGCCCTGAAAGCCAGACTCGGAAGGGAGCCCAACGACCTGGAGCTTCAGATCATGGGGGTAATGTGGTCAGAACACTGTAGCTACAAATCGACCAAGCCGCTTCTGAGGCTATTCCCCAAGGACGGAGACAGGGTCCTCCTCGGACCGGGGGAAAACGCCGGGGTCGTCGACGCCGGAGACGGACTCGGGCTGGCTTTCAAGGTGGAAAGCCACAACCATCCCTCCGCAGTCGCCCCCTATCAGGGAGCCGCCACGGGGGTAGGAGGCATAATTCGAGACATAATGGCCCTGGGAGCCAGGCCTGTAGCCTCCATGGACGGACTTTTCTTCGGAGACCCGGAGGAGAGGAAGACCCAGGCACTGGCCGACGGAGTGGTAAAGGGAGTGGGAGGCTACGGCAACTGCGTAGGAGTTCCCACCGTAGGAGGCAAGACGGTCTATCACGAAAGCTACAGGGGCAACCCCCTGGTTAACGCCTTCTGCGCCGGACTTGTCCCGACCGACAGAATGGTGAGCTCCCAGACGGCCTCTTCTGGCCAGAAGGTACTGATACTTGGCTCCAAGACAGGAAGGGACGGCATAGCCGGAGCGGCCTTCGCCTCGGTGGAGCTAGCCGAGGACGGTTCGGGGGTCCCGTCCATCCAGATAGGCGATCCCTTCACGGAAAAGCTTCTCATAGAGGCCTGTCTGGAACTGCGAGACAAGGACCTGCTGGTCAGCATGCAGGACATGGGAGCGGCGGGAATACTCTCCTCCTCCAGCGAGATAGCCGCCAAGAGCGGCATCGCCATGACCATAGACTTCGACGCCGTTCCACTCAGGGCCGAGGGAATGGAGCCCTGGGAGATAGCCCTATCCGAGTCTCAGGAGAGGATGCTGCTCATAGTCGAGCCGGAAAAGGTCGACCAGGTGATGGCTGTCGCCGGAAAATGGGAGCTGGACTGCGCCGTCATAGGAGAGACCGAAAAGGGCGATCATTACCGCATCCTCTGGAAGGGGGACACCGTCGCAGACATGCCTGCGTCTGTAATAGGCAGCGACTGTCCCGAGATCCCCTGGCCCTCCGTCAGACCCGAGGACCTGGAGGATCGCTGGAACTTCGACCTCGACTCGCTTCCCCTTCCGGAAAACTGGAACGAGGAGATTTTGAACCTTCTGGGCTCCCATTCCCATCGCTCCAGAAAAGAGATATTCGAGCAGTACGACTCGATGGTCCAGACCAACACGGTGATAGGTCCAGGATCCCCTGTGAGCGCCGTAAGGATCGAGGGCACCGACCGATTAGCCGTCATGTCCATGGAGGCCCAGCCCTTCATGTGCTGGCTAGATCCCTACAACGGCTCAGCCGAGGTCGTGGCCAGAAGCTGCCGGGCTCTCGCCGTAGCCGGAGCGAAACCGGCCGGGACCACCGACTGCCTGAACTTCCCCTCTCCGGAGAAACCCGAGCAGTTCTGGACCCTGGAGCAGTCCGCCAAGGGAATGGCCGAGGCCTGTTCCTCACTGAAATGCCCCGTGGTGTCCGGAAACGTCAGCCTGTACAACGAGACCGCCAACGGCCCCATTCTGCCGACTCCCCTGGTCGGAACGGTAGGATTCGTCGAAAACATCGAGGAGCTTCTCCGTTCCGGCAACTGGAGCGAGGGAGACAGACTCTTCTACGTGGGAATGCCCAACCCGAGGCTCGACGGAGGATCCTACCTGCTGAACAAGACCGGCCGCATCTGGGGCAAACCTCTGGACTTCGACGGAGAGCTGGAAAACGAGTTCATCCTGAGGGCGATCGAGACGGCCAAAAGGCGGGCCGCCTCGTCGGGAATGCCCATAGCAGGAGGAGGACTGGCCGTGGCCCTGGCCAAGGAGGCCGGAGCCAGCGGCCTGGGAGCCTCTATATCCATACCCTGCCCCACCAGGAGGGACGTCCTCCTCTTCGGAGAAGGAGGCCCCAGGGCAGTTTACTCGGTTCCTAAAAACCGACTGGTTCTCTTCAGAGCCCTCTGGAAGGGCTACGCCGTGACGGAGATAGGACAGGTCGGAGGAAACCGCCTGACCCTGGACGACCTGGTAGATCTGTCGGTATCCGAGATCAGGGAAAGCTGGAATCTCTGA
- the purQ gene encoding phosphoribosylformylglycinamidine synthase subunit PurQ, translating into MNVAVVVFPGSNCDRDVVKAIKYATGDEAELVWHGETELPGETDLVVLPGGFSYGDYLRCGAMAHTAPIMADVKRHADRGGLVLGICNGFQVLTESKMLPGALLVNRDLAFICRPVEISVERDDTAFTSGYEKGQVITVPIAHYEGRYHLPEDELELLEKRGQVAFRYSGGNPNGALNDIAGIYNEGGNVLGMMPHPERYSDRAVGGDDGLPMWLSIKRWIERTGA; encoded by the coding sequence ATGAACGTCGCCGTGGTGGTCTTCCCCGGCAGCAACTGCGACAGAGACGTGGTCAAAGCCATAAAATACGCAACGGGAGACGAGGCCGAGCTGGTCTGGCACGGAGAGACGGAGCTTCCAGGAGAAACCGACCTCGTCGTTCTGCCAGGCGGCTTTTCCTACGGCGACTACCTCCGTTGCGGCGCTATGGCCCACACGGCTCCCATCATGGCCGACGTGAAACGGCACGCCGATCGGGGCGGTCTGGTGCTGGGGATATGCAACGGTTTTCAGGTTTTGACCGAATCCAAGATGCTTCCCGGGGCCCTACTGGTCAACCGGGACCTGGCCTTCATCTGTCGCCCCGTCGAGATATCGGTGGAGAGGGACGACACCGCCTTCACCTCCGGCTACGAAAAGGGACAGGTGATAACGGTACCCATAGCCCACTACGAGGGTCGATACCACCTTCCAGAGGATGAGCTGGAGCTCCTGGAGAAACGGGGGCAGGTGGCGTTTCGCTACAGCGGAGGGAACCCCAACGGGGCCCTGAACGACATCGCCGGTATATACAACGAAGGCGGGAACGTTCTGGGGATGATGCCCCACCCGGAGAGATATTCCGATAGAGCCGTAGGGGGAGACGACGGACTTCCCATGTGGCTGTCGATAAAGAGATGGATCGAAAGGACCGGTGCCTGA
- the purS gene encoding phosphoribosylformylglycinamidine synthase subunit PurS gives MRYGAEILVYLKEGVLDTQGKAVAASLTRLGYDDPSVRVGKYIRVEIEASDMDSAKETFDKMCKDLLVNAIVEDYTVKVEELR, from the coding sequence ATGCGTTACGGAGCGGAGATACTGGTATATCTGAAAGAGGGAGTCCTGGACACCCAGGGCAAGGCCGTCGCGGCATCCCTGACGAGGCTGGGCTACGACGACCCTTCCGTCAGGGTAGGTAAATACATCCGAGTCGAGATAGAGGCCTCCGACATGGATTCCGCCAAGGAAACCTTCGATAAAATGTGCAAGGATCTTCTCGTAAACGCCATAGTCGAGGACTACACGGTAAAGGTGGAGGAACTGAGATGA
- the purC gene encoding phosphoribosylaminoimidazolesuccinocarboxamide synthase, which translates to MEIREMLYEGKAKRLYATDDPDALYLKYKNSLTAFNAKKKAEMEGKGELNNMISSWIFRYLKSKGIDSHFIERIDELSQLVKPVTIVPLEVVVRNVTAGSICRRLGVEEGMKLPRPLVEFYYKEDELDDPLVIRDHAVLFGWATDEELDRMTEMALTVDSVLTELLSSIDIDLVDFKLEFGKDREGNILLADEISPDTCRFWQKGTRQSLDKDRFRKDLGDVLGAYREIWRRLSEKKEEN; encoded by the coding sequence ATGGAGATCCGTGAAATGCTGTACGAGGGAAAGGCAAAGAGACTCTACGCTACCGACGACCCCGACGCCCTATATCTGAAGTATAAAAACTCCCTTACCGCCTTCAACGCCAAGAAAAAGGCGGAGATGGAGGGAAAAGGAGAGCTGAACAACATGATAAGCTCCTGGATATTCAGATATCTGAAGAGCAAGGGCATAGACAGTCACTTCATCGAAAGGATCGACGAGCTTTCACAGCTGGTAAAACCGGTCACCATAGTCCCTCTGGAGGTGGTGGTCCGCAACGTCACAGCCGGTTCCATATGCAGAAGGCTCGGGGTCGAGGAGGGAATGAAGCTTCCCAGACCTCTGGTGGAGTTCTATTATAAAGAGGACGAGCTGGACGACCCTCTCGTCATAAGAGACCATGCGGTGTTGTTCGGATGGGCCACCGACGAGGAACTGGACAGAATGACCGAAATGGCCCTTACGGTGGACTCTGTGCTTACCGAGCTCCTCTCTTCCATAGATATAGACCTGGTGGACTTCAAGCTGGAGTTCGGCAAGGATAGAGAAGGCAACATTCTTCTGGCCGACGAGATCTCTCCGGACACCTGCCGTTTCTGGCAGAAGGGAACCAGACAGAGCCTGGACAAGGACCGTTTCCGCAAGGACCTGGGAGACGTGCTCGGAGCTTACAGGGAGATATGGCGCCGTCTTTCGGAAAAGAAGGAGGAGAACTGA
- the lepA gene encoding translation elongation factor 4 — MDPKRIRNFSIIAHIDHGKSTIADRMLEFTGTIDKRNMKEQVLDSLELERERGITIKSVPVRMDYTASDGEKYVLNLIDTPGHVDFSYEVSRSLAACEGALLVVDAAQGVEAQTLANAYKAIDQDLEIIPVINKIDLPSARPDEIRQEIEDVVGLDASDAVLASAKNGIGIEDALERVVGIVPPPKGDADAPLRALIFDSVYDNYRGVICYIRVVDGRISAGDEIIFMVTGRRYTVEDVGVFRPGFTSVESLGVGEVGYLTASIKTLDEARVGDTVTFYNKKADKPLPGYQAVKPVVYCGFYPVDRDEYTQLREALEKLKLNDASIEFEPETSTALGFGFRCGFLGLLHMDITRERLQREFDVQLVATAPNVVYRMETKKGEEIEAHRPSDFPEVGDIASVSEPMIRLTVYVPSDYVGKVMQLCQEKRGTFVSMDYITPERARAIYDLPLAEFIVDFYDKLQSQTRGYASLDYEHVGFGEAKLVKVDVLINHEPVDAFSFICHQDDAYHRGQQAIRKLKEIIPRQMFEVPLQASVGSKIIVRSNVKALRKDVLAKCYGGDITRKRKLLEKQKKGKEKMKMIGKVSIPPDAFMSFLNMDDESN, encoded by the coding sequence ATGGATCCTAAAAGGATAAGAAATTTTTCGATTATAGCTCATATCGATCACGGTAAGTCCACCATAGCCGACAGGATGCTGGAGTTTACCGGTACTATCGATAAGAGAAACATGAAGGAACAGGTTTTGGATTCCCTCGAGCTCGAAAGGGAGAGGGGAATAACCATAAAGTCCGTTCCGGTACGCATGGACTATACCGCTTCGGACGGCGAAAAGTACGTGTTGAACCTTATCGATACCCCGGGCCACGTGGACTTCAGTTACGAGGTATCCCGGTCTCTCGCCGCCTGCGAGGGGGCTCTGTTGGTGGTGGATGCTGCTCAGGGGGTGGAGGCTCAGACCCTTGCCAACGCGTATAAGGCCATCGATCAGGATCTGGAGATAATTCCGGTCATAAACAAGATAGACCTTCCATCTGCACGTCCCGACGAGATTCGCCAGGAGATAGAGGACGTGGTCGGTCTGGACGCCTCCGATGCCGTGTTGGCGAGCGCCAAGAACGGAATAGGCATTGAGGATGCCCTGGAGAGGGTGGTGGGGATTGTTCCCCCTCCGAAGGGAGACGCAGACGCTCCTCTGAGGGCTCTGATATTCGACTCGGTGTACGATAACTATCGAGGGGTCATATGCTACATAAGGGTCGTGGACGGAAGGATCTCTGCCGGAGACGAGATAATTTTCATGGTCACCGGCAGACGCTACACCGTCGAGGATGTCGGGGTGTTCCGTCCGGGTTTCACCTCCGTCGAGTCCCTGGGGGTCGGGGAGGTCGGCTATCTTACAGCCAGCATAAAGACCCTGGACGAGGCAAGGGTCGGGGATACCGTCACCTTCTACAACAAAAAGGCAGATAAGCCACTTCCGGGCTATCAGGCTGTAAAGCCGGTGGTCTATTGCGGTTTCTACCCTGTGGACAGGGACGAATATACCCAGCTTAGAGAGGCTCTCGAAAAGCTCAAGCTGAACGACGCTTCCATAGAGTTCGAGCCAGAGACCTCGACCGCCCTCGGCTTTGGTTTTCGCTGCGGTTTTCTCGGGTTGCTCCACATGGATATAACCAGGGAGAGGCTTCAGAGGGAGTTCGACGTTCAGCTGGTGGCGACGGCCCCCAACGTCGTTTACAGGATGGAGACCAAAAAAGGCGAGGAGATAGAGGCCCACAGGCCCTCGGATTTTCCCGAGGTCGGGGATATCGCCTCCGTGTCGGAGCCTATGATAAGGCTCACCGTTTACGTTCCTTCCGATTACGTCGGGAAGGTCATGCAGCTCTGTCAGGAGAAGAGGGGTACCTTCGTGTCCATGGACTATATCACTCCCGAGAGGGCGAGGGCGATTTACGATCTTCCTCTGGCGGAGTTCATCGTCGACTTTTACGATAAGCTTCAGTCCCAGACGAGGGGTTATGCCTCCCTGGACTACGAGCACGTGGGATTCGGAGAGGCCAAGCTGGTCAAGGTCGACGTTCTCATAAACCACGAGCCGGTGGACGCTTTCTCCTTTATCTGCCATCAGGACGACGCGTATCACAGAGGTCAGCAGGCGATCAGGAAGTTAAAGGAGATAATTCCGAGACAGATGTTCGAGGTTCCTCTTCAGGCTTCTGTGGGATCCAAGATCATAGTCCGTTCCAACGTTAAGGCCCTGAGGAAGGACGTTTTGGCCAAGTGCTACGGCGGTGATATAACGAGGAAGAGGAAGCTTCTGGAGAAGCAGAAGAAGGGCAAGGAAAAGATGAAGATGATAGGGAAAGTTTCCATTCCTCCCGATGCCTTTATGTCCTTCCTCAACATGGACGATGAAAGTAACTAG
- the hemW gene encoding radical SAM family heme chaperone HemW — translation MKVTSHILDFEGGREGLSEPLSVYLHVPFCRSKCPYCSFASSVPRLGDVDLYLSALESELIGLSRLSGGPLSVRTLYIGGGTPTVLSVEEWIRLMDLLDRYIDRGSIEEFSVEANPESLSDGHLRFWRDRGISRISIGVQSLDDDELRWLGRLHDSNEARRAVIASVASGFDVSGDLMFGLKGQTLRKWHRSLKALAELGVGHMSLYQLTLDNDSFWGKKPPEGVFDGYGHYRWAQWYLPKIGFDQYEIASFALEGRWSLHNLAYWNRENVLGLGPGAWGYLNGLRYENDPSLAGYCDSVRSSGFAAVYSERIGGVAEASESAILALRTKWGIDLDDFCRRFGSGSKARLLKCLSEIPDNCLEWKKGSVALTRKGMRVANSIWERLLWEE, via the coding sequence ATGAAAGTAACTAGTCATATCCTCGATTTCGAGGGAGGTAGAGAGGGGCTTTCCGAGCCCCTCTCTGTTTACCTTCACGTGCCTTTCTGTAGGTCCAAATGTCCTTACTGTTCTTTCGCCAGCTCTGTTCCTCGTCTTGGGGACGTGGACCTTTATCTTTCGGCTTTGGAGTCGGAGCTTATCGGACTGAGTCGGCTATCCGGAGGGCCCCTTTCGGTCAGGACCCTCTACATAGGAGGAGGAACTCCCACGGTCTTGTCAGTTGAGGAATGGATCAGGCTGATGGATCTGCTGGATCGATATATCGACCGTGGTTCGATCGAGGAGTTCTCCGTAGAGGCGAACCCCGAGAGCCTTTCCGACGGCCATCTTCGGTTTTGGAGGGACAGAGGGATCTCTCGAATCAGTATAGGTGTTCAGAGCCTGGACGACGACGAGCTTCGATGGCTCGGTAGACTTCACGATTCGAACGAGGCGAGACGGGCTGTTATTGCGTCGGTGGCGTCCGGTTTCGACGTCAGTGGTGATCTGATGTTCGGCCTGAAGGGGCAGACCCTCAGAAAATGGCACCGGAGCCTAAAGGCCTTGGCGGAGCTGGGGGTCGGTCATATGTCTCTGTATCAGCTTACCTTGGATAACGATTCCTTTTGGGGGAAAAAACCGCCCGAGGGTGTCTTCGACGGTTACGGCCACTATCGATGGGCCCAGTGGTATCTGCCTAAGATCGGTTTCGACCAGTACGAGATAGCGAGTTTCGCCCTCGAAGGGCGCTGGAGTCTCCACAATCTGGCCTATTGGAACAGGGAGAATGTCCTGGGGCTGGGGCCGGGAGCCTGGGGATATTTAAACGGTCTGAGGTACGAGAACGATCCGTCTCTGGCTGGGTATTGCGATTCGGTGAGGTCCTCCGGTTTCGCGGCGGTCTACAGCGAGAGGATCGGTGGCGTCGCCGAGGCGTCCGAGTCGGCCATATTGGCATTGAGAACCAAATGGGGGATCGATCTGGACGATTTTTGTCGAAGGTTCGGATCCGGATCGAAGGCCCGGTTGTTGAAGTGTCTCTCGGAAATTCCCGATAACTGTCTCGAGTGGAAAAAGGGCTCGGTAGCCCTGACCCGTAAGGGAATGAGGGTGGCTAATTCCATATGGGAGAGGCTTCTGTGGGAGGAGTAG
- a CDS encoding YgiQ family radical SAM protein has protein sequence MLDRRDFLPVNRDDMEARGWNELDFLFVSGDAYVDHPSFGPAVICRCLEAAGFKVGIIAQPDWRGREDFTAMGRPRLGVLVSAGNLDSMLNKLTAARNRRRSDSYSPGGELGHRPDRATLVYCNIARELWGDVPLIIGGVEASLRRMAHYDYWSDKVRRSILIDSRADILVYGMGERQILEIVSRLASGESVSDLTDIGGTCYRSSSVPEEAIEVPSFEEVQKDKRAFAEAFRLWYGEQDPFRGRSVCQRHGDKTVVQLPPAMPLSTEEMDGVYDLPYVREPHPMYDDLGGIPAIEEVRFSIVSHRGCFGDCSFCAISAHQGRIIQARSHRSILKEAERLVSMDGFKGYIHDVGGPTANFRHPSCSKQLKVGTCRDRRCMAPKPCPSLDTDHSDYMALLRKIRMLPKVKKVFIRSGIRYDYLMECGDESYLEEICRHHVSGILKVAPEHCSPRVLKLMGKPSIDVFLKFKKAFDRINEKIGKKQYLIPYLISSHPGATLKDAVVMAEFLRDLGHIPDHVQDFIPTPGSLSTCMYYSEMDPYSGRSLFVAKRGHDKALQRALLQYDRAENRALVVEALEKTGRTDLIGRGPECLVRNYTEKKRTDKKTEKVRVRKEKKRGRRGGR, from the coding sequence ATGTTGGATCGCAGAGATTTTCTTCCTGTGAACAGGGACGATATGGAGGCCCGGGGCTGGAACGAGCTGGATTTTCTGTTCGTGAGCGGAGATGCCTACGTGGATCATCCGAGCTTCGGGCCCGCCGTGATATGTCGATGTCTCGAGGCGGCGGGGTTTAAGGTCGGAATAATCGCACAGCCGGACTGGCGGGGGCGAGAGGATTTTACCGCGATGGGCCGTCCCAGGCTGGGGGTGTTGGTGTCGGCGGGGAATCTCGATTCGATGCTCAACAAACTGACCGCTGCGAGGAACAGGAGAAGAAGCGACAGCTATTCGCCTGGAGGGGAGCTCGGTCACAGGCCGGACAGGGCTACCTTGGTCTACTGTAATATAGCGAGAGAGCTCTGGGGCGACGTCCCGTTGATTATAGGAGGGGTGGAGGCCAGCCTGAGAAGGATGGCCCATTACGATTATTGGTCCGATAAGGTGAGACGGTCCATACTGATCGACAGCCGTGCGGATATCCTTGTCTATGGAATGGGGGAACGACAGATCCTGGAGATAGTCTCTAGGCTGGCCTCCGGCGAGTCCGTGTCTGATTTGACCGATATCGGAGGGACCTGTTACAGGTCTTCGTCGGTTCCGGAAGAGGCCATAGAGGTCCCCTCTTTCGAGGAGGTTCAGAAGGATAAGAGGGCTTTCGCCGAGGCTTTTCGGCTTTGGTATGGAGAACAGGATCCCTTCAGGGGAAGGTCCGTCTGTCAGAGGCACGGAGATAAGACGGTTGTCCAGCTTCCCCCTGCCATGCCTCTGTCGACCGAGGAGATGGACGGTGTCTACGATCTTCCCTACGTCAGGGAGCCCCATCCCATGTACGACGATTTGGGCGGGATTCCGGCGATAGAGGAGGTCCGCTTCAGCATAGTGAGCCATAGAGGCTGTTTCGGAGACTGTTCGTTTTGTGCCATTTCGGCCCATCAGGGCAGGATAATCCAGGCCAGGAGCCATCGTTCCATATTGAAAGAGGCGGAGAGATTGGTCTCCATGGACGGTTTTAAGGGGTACATCCACGACGTTGGAGGTCCTACTGCCAACTTTCGTCATCCATCATGCTCGAAGCAGTTGAAGGTCGGAACCTGTCGAGATCGACGCTGTATGGCGCCTAAACCCTGCCCCTCTCTGGATACGGATCATTCGGACTATATGGCTCTTTTGAGGAAGATAAGGATGCTCCCCAAGGTCAAGAAGGTGTTCATACGATCGGGCATCAGATACGACTATCTCATGGAGTGCGGCGACGAAAGCTATCTCGAGGAGATATGTCGCCATCACGTCAGCGGAATATTAAAGGTGGCTCCCGAACACTGTTCCCCCCGGGTCCTTAAGCTTATGGGAAAACCATCCATAGACGTGTTCCTCAAGTTCAAGAAGGCTTTCGACAGAATAAACGAAAAGATAGGCAAGAAGCAGTATCTCATTCCCTATCTGATATCCAGTCACCCCGGTGCGACCTTGAAGGATGCCGTTGTCATGGCGGAGTTCCTGAGGGACCTGGGGCACATCCCGGATCACGTTCAGGATTTCATACCTACGCCAGGCAGTCTGTCCACCTGCATGTATTACTCCGAGATGGATCCCTATTCTGGAAGGTCTCTCTTTGTCGCCAAAAGAGGTCACGATAAGGCGCTTCAGAGGGCTTTGTTGCAGTACGATAGGGCGGAAAACAGGGCTCTGGTGGTGGAGGCGCTGGAGAAGACGGGGCGGACCGATCTTATAGGCAGAGGTCCTGAATGTCTCGTTAGAAACTATACCGAAAAAAAGAGGACCGATAAAAAGACGGAGAAGGTCCGGGTACGAAAGGAAAAGAAAAGAGGACGGAGGGGTGGGAGATGA
- the murB gene encoding UDP-N-acetylmuramate dehydrogenase, whose amino-acid sequence MIRVLRMLESMGIPFSLDEPLKDHCTWRIGGPADLFVQPRTDEEVAATVSALCRNDVPWLVIGRGSNLLFDDDGFRGAVLKIGRSLGGFEIREDRITVRAGTWAPCLARASASAGLSGLEHTVGIPGNVGGLIAMNGGSLRRSIGDSVEWVRFLDEDGALKVFSTEECGFSYRRSSFQDGRRVVVEAGLRLKRSTPGDVRSEMEDVLRERRRKFPLGYPNCGSVFSNDPEIFSLWGAPGRVIERCGLKGLRLGDAMVSEKHANFIINLGDAGSSDVIGLVGTIRSVIRDSIGRDIPCEVRYVEPEKGIVPLHEIFRSGDKLRLEKKEQEKRV is encoded by the coding sequence ATGATACGAGTTCTTCGTATGTTGGAGAGCATGGGGATTCCCTTCTCCTTGGACGAACCTCTGAAAGATCACTGTACGTGGAGGATCGGAGGCCCGGCGGATCTTTTCGTCCAGCCCCGCACCGACGAGGAAGTGGCCGCCACGGTCTCAGCCTTGTGCCGTAACGATGTTCCCTGGTTGGTGATAGGCAGAGGGTCCAACCTGCTCTTCGACGACGACGGTTTTCGAGGGGCGGTACTGAAGATAGGCAGGTCTTTAGGGGGATTCGAGATCAGAGAGGATCGAATTACTGTGAGAGCCGGTACGTGGGCCCCCTGTCTGGCGAGGGCCAGCGCCTCCGCCGGACTTTCCGGGTTGGAGCATACAGTCGGGATTCCGGGTAACGTCGGTGGGTTGATAGCAATGAACGGAGGCAGCCTCAGAAGGTCCATCGGCGATTCTGTGGAGTGGGTTCGCTTTCTGGACGAAGACGGAGCCCTTAAGGTGTTCTCTACCGAAGAGTGCGGCTTTTCCTACCGTCGTTCCAGTTTTCAGGATGGACGGAGGGTCGTGGTGGAGGCCGGACTCCGTCTGAAGAGGTCGACGCCCGGAGACGTGAGATCCGAGATGGAGGATGTGCTCAGAGAGAGAAGACGGAAGTTCCCCTTGGGATATCCGAATTGCGGATCGGTCTTCAGCAACGACCCGGAGATATTCTCCCTCTGGGGAGCTCCGGGAAGGGTAATAGAGCGATGCGGACTCAAGGGACTTCGACTGGGCGACGCCATGGTCAGCGAAAAACACGCTAATTTTATAATAAACCTGGGGGACGCCGGTTCCTCCGACGTGATCGGTTTGGTCGGAACGATTCGGTCGGTAATCAGGGATTCCATAGGTCGCGATATTCCCTGCGAGGTCAGATATGTGGAGCCGGAAAAGGGGATAGTTCCCCTACATGAGATCTTTCGGTCAGGCGATAAACTAAGATTAGAGAAGAAGGAGCAAGAAAAAAGGGTGTAA
- a CDS encoding amino acid ABC transporter ATP-binding protein, with product MKKNCEVLISVEDLHKSFDDEKVLNGVSIDIKEGDLVSIIGPSGCGKSTFLRCINGLELLDSGTISVAGKTLRRDSSERQAGQRFMKTAHDMRKEIGIVFQGFNLFPHKTVIENVMLAPMVVKKKPYEEAEEIARAILSKVGLLGYAGRYPVTLSGGQAQRAAIARALAMAPKVMLYDEPTSALDPELVGEVLQVMRDLDAEGMTQVLVTHAMHFARDASDYVVFMDRGEIVEISDGDEMFSNPKNERTRNFLRHMMEVA from the coding sequence TTGAAAAAGAACTGCGAGGTCCTCATAAGCGTCGAGGATCTCCACAAGAGTTTCGACGACGAGAAGGTGCTCAACGGGGTGTCCATAGACATCAAGGAGGGAGATCTGGTCTCCATAATCGGTCCTTCCGGATGCGGCAAGTCCACTTTTCTGAGGTGTATAAACGGGCTGGAACTTCTGGATTCCGGGACTATCTCCGTGGCGGGCAAGACCTTGAGGAGAGATTCATCCGAACGGCAAGCTGGACAGAGGTTCATGAAGACCGCTCACGATATGAGGAAAGAGATAGGAATAGTGTTTCAGGGATTCAACCTTTTTCCCCATAAGACCGTGATCGAAAACGTTATGCTGGCTCCCATGGTCGTAAAGAAGAAGCCCTACGAAGAGGCGGAGGAGATAGCCAGGGCCATCCTCTCGAAGGTCGGACTTCTGGGATATGCCGGGCGATATCCGGTTACTCTCTCCGGTGGTCAGGCTCAGAGGGCCGCCATAGCCAGGGCTCTCGCCATGGCTCCGAAGGTGATGCTTTACGACGAGCCTACCTCGGCTCTGGATCCCGAGCTGGTGGGAGAGGTCCTCCAGGTAATGAGGGATCTCGACGCAGAGGGGATGACCCAGGTGCTTGTGACCCACGCCATGCATTTCGCCAGAGATGCCTCCGATTACGTCGTTTTTATGGACCGTGGCGAGATAGTGGAGATCTCCGACGGAGACGAGATGTTCTCAAACCCCAAGAACGAGCGGACCAGAAATTTCCTTCGTCACATGATGGAGGTCGCCTGA